The following are from one region of the Vicinamibacterales bacterium genome:
- a CDS encoding urease accessory UreF family protein: protein MRIDDLALLRLLQLFDSQLPVGAFAHSGGIETYASLGGGLAEVREVLQAQIALGWGRSELAAAHLAWRAEEDGRPLFELARQLDVMKVVPAVRRASIGLGQRTLELLRRLYPAAVVDVDPPHHAVVIGAAGCRLGIGVEPLLLAYAQNLAMGTLSAALRCMPVGPAQAQRLLAEMHGDVASAVSAALEQPEAALFTCTPALDLRSHEQAFLRTRLFQS, encoded by the coding sequence ATGCGCATTGACGACCTCGCGCTGCTGCGTCTGCTGCAGCTGTTCGACTCGCAGCTGCCAGTCGGCGCCTTCGCGCACTCGGGAGGCATCGAAACCTACGCGTCGCTGGGCGGAGGTCTGGCCGAAGTGCGCGAGGTGCTGCAGGCGCAGATCGCGCTGGGCTGGGGCCGGAGCGAACTCGCAGCGGCCCACCTCGCCTGGCGTGCGGAGGAAGATGGCCGTCCGCTGTTCGAATTGGCGCGCCAGCTGGACGTGATGAAAGTCGTGCCGGCGGTGCGCAGGGCCAGCATCGGCCTGGGGCAACGGACGCTGGAATTGCTGCGGCGCCTCTACCCCGCCGCTGTCGTCGACGTCGACCCGCCGCATCATGCGGTCGTCATCGGGGCGGCCGGATGCCGGCTCGGCATCGGCGTGGAGCCGCTGCTGCTGGCCTACGCGCAGAATCTCGCGATGGGAACGCTGTCGGCCGCGCTGCGGTGCATGCCCGTCGGCCCGGCGCAGGCGCAACGGCTGCTCGCCGAGATGCACGGGGACGTGGCGTCCGCCGTGTCGGCCGCGCTCGAGCAGCCGGAGGCGGCGCTCTTCACGTGCACGCCGGCGCTCGACCTCCGCAGTCACGAGCAGGCGTTTCTGCGCACGCGGCTGTTTCAATCGTGA
- the ureG gene encoding urease accessory protein UreG: MRRAIIGVGGPVGSGKTALLDCLCKRMRERYSLAVITNDIYTYEDAEFLMRSGALPLERIRGVQTGGCPHTAIREDTSINQEAVDATLAAFPDVEVLFLESGGDNLAASFSPELVDVSIYVVDVAGGDKVPRKGGPGVTRSDLLVINKTDLAPQVGADLSVMARDATAIRQGKPIVFTNLKSGDGLDGVIAWIERDVLFR; the protein is encoded by the coding sequence ATGCGACGTGCGATCATCGGAGTCGGCGGTCCGGTCGGATCCGGCAAGACCGCGCTACTCGACTGCCTCTGCAAGCGGATGCGCGAGCGCTACAGCCTGGCGGTCATCACCAACGACATCTACACCTACGAGGACGCCGAGTTCCTGATGCGTTCGGGAGCGCTGCCACTCGAGCGCATCCGCGGCGTGCAGACCGGCGGCTGTCCGCACACGGCGATCCGTGAAGACACTTCGATCAACCAGGAGGCCGTAGACGCGACGCTCGCCGCATTTCCCGACGTCGAGGTCCTCTTTCTCGAGTCCGGCGGCGACAACCTGGCGGCCTCGTTCAGCCCCGAGCTGGTCGACGTCAGCATCTACGTGGTCGACGTCGCCGGCGGGGACAAAGTACCGCGCAAGGGCGGCCCCGGAGTCACGCGCAGCGATCTGCTGGTGATCAACAAGACCGACCTCGCGCCGCAGGTGGGCGCCGACCTCTCGGTCATGGCCCGCGACGCCACCGCAATCCGGCAAGGCAAGCCGATCGTGTTCACCAACCTGAAATCGGGCGACGGCCTGGACGGGGTGATCGCCTGGATCGAGCGCGACGTCCTCTTCCGTTGA
- a CDS encoding urease accessory protein UreD, translated as MSLAQPLRQGTAELRFARRAGGTVLVSSRVTAPMAIVRPFPLEDGRQLVQLVTLGPGFCGGDRITLHVIAEDDADVVVTTSAATRVLSMRPGQRAEQQVRITAARGATIQYYPLPTIPFPASEFVQSIAIDADGAARVGVLETFAMGRVARDEYLQFRAISNRTSMTVDGSAAYLDATELRPGEAPLTGVGVLAGRRYVASGFWHGVTLADTPREGACTEDLLIALAQSRPGLCFVRALANDAVALKTALHDATARVAAAWGHRPLLLDRFHC; from the coding sequence GTGAGCCTGGCGCAGCCGCTGCGGCAGGGCACGGCGGAGTTGCGGTTCGCGCGGCGGGCGGGAGGCACCGTGCTCGTCAGCTCGCGAGTGACCGCGCCAATGGCGATCGTGCGGCCGTTCCCGCTCGAGGACGGGCGGCAGCTGGTGCAGCTGGTCACACTCGGTCCCGGATTCTGCGGCGGCGATCGGATCACGCTTCACGTCATCGCCGAGGACGACGCCGACGTCGTCGTGACGACGAGCGCGGCGACGCGCGTGCTGTCGATGCGGCCGGGCCAGCGCGCCGAGCAGCAGGTCCGCATCACGGCGGCCCGCGGTGCCACGATCCAGTACTACCCGCTGCCGACGATTCCTTTTCCGGCCAGCGAATTCGTCCAGTCGATCGCGATCGACGCCGACGGCGCCGCCCGCGTCGGCGTGCTCGAGACCTTCGCGATGGGGCGTGTCGCGCGCGACGAGTACCTGCAATTCCGGGCGATCAGCAACCGGACGTCGATGACCGTCGACGGCTCGGCCGCCTACCTGGACGCCACCGAGCTGCGTCCAGGCGAGGCGCCGCTGACGGGCGTGGGCGTACTCGCCGGCCGGCGCTACGTCGCGTCGGGATTCTGGCACGGCGTAACTCTGGCCGATACGCCTCGGGAAGGCGCCTGCACGGAGGACCTGCTGATCGCTCTCGCGCAGTCGCGCCCGGGGCTGTGCTTCGTCCGCGCGCTCGCGAACGATGCAGTGGCACTCAAGACCGCGCTGCACGACGCGACCGCTCGCGTTGCCGCCGCCTGGGGGCACCGGCCGCTGCTGCTCGACCGTTTCCACTGTTAG
- a CDS encoding MFS transporter, translating to MSTAPKPTTSFTVLVAVSVGHLLNDLIQSLLPAVYPLLKIEFGLDFMHIGLITLTNQMTASLLQPAVGHFTDRNPKPYSLALGMMSTLLGLLLLSWAPSYLLLVPAAALIGIGSAVFHPESSRIARAASGGRHGLAQSLFQTGGNAGSSLGPLLAAFIVAPRGRHSIAWFALIALTAIALLWRVGRWYAHAGLKRAAVASRQADHGLTPGEVRRGVAILLVLVFSKYVYLASLTSYFTFFLMHKFGLSVQSAQLHLFGFLAGVAAGTFAGGPVGDRVGRKLVIWVSILGVLPFTLVLPYASLQWTSVLSVIIGLVLASAFSAILVYGQELLPGRVGLVSGLFFGFAFGIAGVAAAALGWLADATSIETVYRLCAFLPALGILTAWLPEARPHRN from the coding sequence GTGTCGACAGCGCCCAAACCCACGACATCGTTCACCGTGCTCGTCGCGGTCAGCGTCGGCCATCTGCTCAACGATCTGATCCAGTCGTTGCTGCCGGCCGTCTACCCGCTGCTCAAGATCGAGTTCGGCCTCGACTTCATGCACATCGGGCTGATCACCCTGACCAACCAGATGACCGCGTCGCTGCTGCAGCCGGCGGTCGGGCACTTCACGGACCGCAACCCGAAGCCGTACTCGCTGGCGCTCGGCATGATGTCGACGCTGCTCGGGCTCCTGCTGCTGTCGTGGGCGCCCAGTTACCTGTTGCTGGTGCCCGCGGCGGCGCTGATCGGGATCGGATCGGCGGTGTTCCACCCGGAGTCGTCGCGCATCGCGCGCGCCGCGTCCGGCGGGCGGCACGGCCTGGCGCAGTCGCTCTTTCAGACGGGCGGCAACGCCGGATCGTCGCTCGGCCCGCTGCTCGCGGCGTTCATCGTCGCGCCGCGCGGCCGGCACAGCATCGCGTGGTTCGCGCTCATCGCCCTGACGGCGATCGCCCTGCTCTGGCGCGTCGGCCGCTGGTACGCCCACGCCGGCCTCAAGCGCGCAGCCGTCGCCTCCCGTCAGGCCGATCACGGCCTCACCCCCGGCGAAGTGCGCCGCGGCGTGGCCATCCTGCTCGTGCTCGTGTTCTCGAAGTACGTCTATCTCGCGAGTCTGACCAGCTACTTCACCTTCTTCCTGATGCACAAGTTCGGCCTCTCGGTGCAGTCGGCGCAGCTGCACCTCTTCGGCTTCCTGGCTGGCGTCGCGGCCGGCACGTTCGCCGGCGGCCCGGTCGGCGATCGCGTCGGACGCAAGCTCGTCATCTGGGTGTCGATTCTCGGTGTCCTGCCGTTCACGCTCGTGCTCCCCTACGCCAGCTTGCAGTGGACGAGCGTGCTCAGCGTGATCATCGGCCTGGTGCTGGCCTCGGCGTTCTCGGCCATCCTCGTCTATGGGCAAGAGCTGCTGCCGGGGCGCGTCGGCCTCGTCTCGGGGTTGTTCTTCGGCTTCGCGTTCGGCATCGCCGGGGTGGCGGCCGCTGCGCTCGGCTGGCTGGCCGACGCGACGAGCATCGAGACGGTCTATCGCCTCTGCGCGTTTCTGCCAGCCCTCGGCATCCTCACCGCCTGGCTGCCGGAGGCGAGACCGCACAGGAATTGA
- a CDS encoding gluconate 2-dehydrogenase subunit 3 family protein, protein MDQSRRSFLALTGSTAAAIWLADVDALLAAGRHAATADAFIVFSAADAADIEAACAQIVPTDETPGAREARVIYFIDKALDTFARGQRNEWVKGARLLRSKAARVDRAARTFADLRPELQIAVLASLEKDKVPFFQELRNAAIAGMLASPEHGGNFEKTGWKMIGFDDRFVWTAPFGWYDRDA, encoded by the coding sequence TTGGATCAGTCCCGCCGCTCTTTTCTGGCGCTGACCGGATCGACCGCGGCGGCCATCTGGCTGGCCGATGTCGACGCGCTCCTGGCAGCGGGCCGGCACGCAGCCACCGCCGACGCATTCATCGTCTTCTCGGCGGCCGACGCGGCGGACATCGAGGCGGCCTGCGCGCAGATCGTGCCGACCGACGAGACGCCCGGTGCGCGCGAAGCCAGAGTGATCTACTTCATCGACAAGGCGCTCGACACGTTCGCCCGAGGCCAGCGGAACGAGTGGGTCAAGGGAGCCCGCCTGCTGCGCTCCAAGGCCGCCCGCGTCGATCGCGCCGCTCGCACGTTCGCGGATCTCCGGCCCGAGCTTCAGATCGCGGTGCTCGCATCCCTCGAAAAGGACAAGGTCCCGTTCTTCCAGGAACTGCGCAATGCCGCGATCGCCGGCATGCTCGCCAGCCCCGAGCACGGCGGCAACTTCGAGAAGACCGGCTGGAAGATGATCGGCTTCGACGATCGGTTCGTATGGACCGCCCCCTTCGGCTGGTACGATCGCGATGCCTGA
- a CDS encoding GMC family oxidoreductase, with protein sequence MPDHVHLSLPPLDQSTVQYAPDDAVDFVIVGSGAAGGVMAKELSTAGFRVVVLEQGPWRTEKDFVHDELKIWNEAWLTNDFRVSPNTFRATAHDKARVQPAILYGRGVGGTTVHFSANYWRFREIDFVEASRTGAIAGTGFADWPITYQELEPYYTKVDWEVGVAGVPAPSDPPRSKPYPMPPHPPKSTGVLLEQGAAKLGWTAHPAPLAIASTPLPGRGACIQCGLCLGFGCEVRAKSSSLVSVIPVAVATGRCEVRPDSYVRKIETDTAGRVTGVKYFDARKAEIFQRAKAVVVCANGAETPRLLLNSKSQRFPHGLANSSGVVGTHLMFNGGGTSLGVFEHEVNGFKGLVASRVVWDLYELDPALGLVGGGGFDYRFDLTPIQFATGDGLPPDSPRWGREYKRLLAHNYTRTIECYGHTSSLPMPTNTITLDPTVKDAWGIPAIRMTYQDHPQDLRLYKYFTDRAEDLLKASGAVRTWQRPVESQAFSVHLLGTCRMGNDPATSVVDKFHRAHDVPNLFIVDGSSLVTCGRGQPTMTIQALAFRAGEHVAGFAGRGEI encoded by the coding sequence ATGCCTGATCACGTCCACCTGTCGCTGCCGCCGCTCGACCAGTCCACGGTGCAATATGCGCCCGATGACGCCGTCGACTTCGTCATCGTCGGCTCGGGTGCGGCGGGCGGCGTCATGGCCAAGGAGCTCTCCACCGCCGGATTCCGCGTGGTCGTGCTCGAACAGGGACCGTGGCGCACCGAAAAGGACTTCGTTCACGACGAGCTGAAGATCTGGAACGAGGCCTGGCTGACCAACGATTTCCGGGTCTCCCCGAACACGTTCCGGGCGACCGCGCACGACAAGGCGCGCGTGCAGCCGGCGATCCTGTATGGGCGGGGGGTCGGCGGAACGACCGTGCACTTCTCGGCGAACTACTGGCGCTTCCGAGAGATCGACTTCGTCGAAGCGAGCCGCACCGGCGCCATCGCCGGAACCGGCTTCGCCGATTGGCCAATCACGTATCAGGAGCTCGAGCCGTACTACACCAAGGTCGATTGGGAGGTCGGTGTAGCGGGCGTTCCCGCTCCGTCCGATCCGCCGCGGTCGAAGCCATACCCGATGCCTCCGCATCCGCCAAAGTCGACGGGTGTGCTCCTCGAGCAGGGCGCCGCGAAGCTCGGGTGGACCGCCCATCCTGCGCCGCTCGCCATCGCCTCGACGCCGCTGCCGGGCCGCGGCGCCTGCATTCAGTGCGGATTGTGTCTGGGATTTGGATGCGAGGTCCGCGCGAAATCCAGTTCGCTGGTCTCGGTCATTCCGGTGGCGGTGGCGACCGGCCGCTGCGAAGTCCGGCCGGACTCCTATGTCCGCAAGATCGAAACCGACACCGCCGGCCGCGTCACCGGCGTGAAGTACTTCGACGCCCGCAAGGCCGAGATCTTCCAGCGCGCCAAAGCGGTGGTGGTCTGCGCCAACGGGGCCGAGACGCCGCGCCTGCTGCTCAATTCGAAATCGCAGCGGTTTCCCCACGGGCTCGCCAACTCCTCGGGCGTCGTCGGCACCCATCTGATGTTCAACGGCGGCGGCACGAGCCTCGGCGTGTTCGAGCACGAGGTCAACGGCTTCAAGGGGCTGGTCGCGTCGCGGGTCGTGTGGGATCTGTACGAGCTCGATCCGGCTCTCGGTCTGGTGGGCGGCGGCGGCTTCGACTATCGGTTCGACTTGACGCCGATTCAATTCGCGACGGGCGACGGGCTGCCGCCGGACTCGCCACGCTGGGGACGCGAATACAAGCGCCTGCTCGCGCACAACTATACGCGCACGATCGAGTGCTACGGACATACCTCGTCGCTGCCGATGCCGACCAACACGATCACGTTGGATCCGACCGTAAAGGACGCATGGGGCATTCCGGCCATCCGCATGACCTACCAGGATCATCCGCAGGATCTGCGGCTGTACAAGTACTTCACCGACCGCGCCGAGGATCTCCTGAAGGCGTCCGGCGCCGTTCGGACGTGGCAGCGGCCGGTGGAGAGTCAGGCGTTCAGTGTCCACCTGCTCGGCACCTGTCGGATGGGGAACGATCCCGCGACCTCGGTGGTCGACAAGTTCCACCGCGCGCACGACGTTCCGAATCTGTTCATCGTGGACGGTTCGAGCCTGGTCACCTGCGGGCGGGGCCAGCCGACGATGACGATTCAGGCGTTGGCGTTTCGCGCCGGCGAGCACGTCGCCGGCTTCGCGGGACGCGGTGAGATCTGA
- a CDS encoding M20/M25/M40 family metallo-hydrolase: MDPLNLLEFARPLIDIDSTTGREQQAGVFLAAALERRGYRVERQMVADGRFNVFAWLDDPVIVFSTHFDCVPPFLASDVRDGRLYGRGSCDAKGILAAQVAAADRLRAEGERRIGLLFVVGEERGSDGAMVANAAARPTTYLINGEPTGNQLGIATRGVLRLRLEASGRAAHSSIPEHGESAIDKLIDALIRMRTLSWPAADLGDTFYTIGLIEGGIAPNVISPSAWAEVMFRLVGPADEVLREVRTLEPSVAIEEVLRVPMVRMHTVPGFPAAVFPFTTDVPLLDRWGTPLLCGPGSILTAHTPDEHVPIAELEAAVDQYVALAGACLVSGR, encoded by the coding sequence ATGGATCCGCTGAACCTGCTCGAGTTCGCGCGTCCGCTCATCGACATCGATTCGACAACCGGCCGGGAACAGCAGGCGGGTGTGTTCCTCGCCGCCGCGCTCGAGCGGCGGGGCTACCGGGTCGAGCGGCAGATGGTCGCCGACGGGCGGTTCAACGTGTTCGCGTGGCTCGACGATCCCGTGATCGTCTTCTCGACGCACTTCGACTGCGTGCCGCCGTTCCTGGCGAGCGACGTTCGCGACGGGCGGCTCTACGGCCGCGGATCGTGCGACGCCAAGGGGATACTCGCGGCGCAAGTGGCCGCCGCCGATCGGCTCCGCGCCGAGGGAGAACGCAGGATCGGCCTGTTGTTCGTTGTCGGCGAGGAACGAGGCAGCGACGGTGCGATGGTCGCCAACGCGGCGGCGCGTCCGACCACGTATCTCATCAACGGCGAGCCGACCGGCAACCAGCTTGGCATCGCGACCCGCGGCGTGCTGCGGCTGCGTCTCGAGGCGAGCGGCCGCGCCGCGCACTCCTCGATTCCGGAGCACGGCGAGTCGGCGATCGACAAGCTGATCGACGCGCTCATCCGGATGCGCACGCTGTCGTGGCCGGCCGCCGATCTCGGCGACACGTTCTATACGATCGGCCTGATCGAAGGGGGCATCGCACCCAACGTAATCTCGCCGTCAGCCTGGGCCGAGGTCATGTTCCGGCTCGTCGGCCCGGCGGACGAGGTGCTCCGGGAGGTGCGGACGCTCGAGCCGAGCGTCGCGATCGAGGAGGTGCTGCGCGTCCCGATGGTGCGGATGCACACCGTTCCGGGCTTTCCCGCTGCGGTCTTCCCATTTACGACCGACGTGCCCCTGCTGGATCGCTGGGGCACACCGCTGCTGTGCGGACCTGGCTCGATCCTGACCGCACATACGCCAGACGAACACGTCCCGATCGCCGAGCTCGAGGCCGCCGTCGATCAGTATGTCGCGCTGGCTGGCGCGTGCCTCGTATCGGGGCGGTAA
- a CDS encoding 2,3,4,5-tetrahydropyridine-2,6-dicarboxylate N-succinyltransferase, which produces MSLAELAATIERLAAAGAGAPKAEAREAFVALREALADGRARAAEPDAASASGWRVNAWVKRGILLGFRFGDTIDMSADHGRWPFFDKDTLPLKKLSGGVRVVPGGSTIREGAFLGRGVICMPPMYINIGAWIGEETLVDSHALVGSCAQIGSRVHLSAAAQIGGVLEPVGALPVIVEDDVLVGGNCGVYEGTIVKRRAVLAAGTILTGSTPVYDLPNDRVIEPQPGEPLVIPEAAVVVPGTRPVTSGRGREWGLSVATPIIVKYRDEKTSARTALETWIR; this is translated from the coding sequence GTGAGCCTGGCAGAGCTCGCCGCCACCATCGAGCGGCTGGCGGCGGCGGGCGCCGGGGCGCCCAAGGCGGAAGCGCGAGAGGCGTTCGTCGCCTTGCGCGAAGCATTGGCCGACGGCCGGGCGCGCGCCGCCGAACCCGACGCCGCGTCAGCGAGCGGATGGAGGGTGAATGCCTGGGTCAAGCGAGGCATCCTGCTCGGCTTCCGCTTCGGCGACACGATCGACATGTCGGCCGATCACGGCCGCTGGCCCTTCTTCGACAAGGACACGCTGCCCCTCAAGAAGCTGAGCGGCGGCGTGCGGGTCGTGCCGGGCGGGTCGACGATCCGTGAGGGCGCATTCCTCGGCCGCGGCGTCATCTGCATGCCGCCGATGTACATCAACATCGGCGCGTGGATAGGCGAGGAGACGCTGGTCGACTCGCACGCACTCGTCGGTTCGTGCGCCCAGATCGGCAGCCGCGTGCACCTCAGCGCGGCGGCTCAGATCGGCGGCGTGTTGGAACCGGTCGGCGCGCTGCCGGTGATCGTCGAAGACGACGTGCTGGTCGGTGGCAATTGCGGCGTCTACGAAGGCACGATCGTCAAGCGGCGGGCGGTGCTCGCGGCCGGCACGATCCTCACGGGATCCACACCGGTCTACGATCTGCCGAACGATCGCGTGATCGAGCCGCAGCCGGGAGAGCCCCTCGTCATCCCCGAGGCGGCGGTCGTCGTGCCGGGTACGCGCCCGGTCACCAGCGGCCGCGGCCGTGAATGGGGACTCTCGGTCGCCACCCCGATCATCGTCAAGTACCGCGACGAGAAAACGTCGGCCCGGACCGCGCTCGAGACATGGATCCGCTGA
- the dapA gene encoding 4-hydroxy-tetrahydrodipicolinate synthase: MRRPFTGCGTALVTPFRRDGALDEAAVSRLARRQIDAGIHFLVPCGTTGEVPTLTEHEQLRVVELVVAEAKGKVPVLAGAGGYNTREVIEAGRRMKAAGADGLLSVTPYYNKPSPEGLYQHYQAIGDGVGLPIVVYNVPGRTGLNVDPATLARLASIPQVVAVKEASGNVTQMCEVCASVPADFIVLSGDDALTLPLMAVGGHGLVSVASNEIPAEMSRMVELAERGDFAGARALHTRLFPLLQINFVESNPIPVKSAMASMGLLEEVYRLPMVAPRPASKQRIEAVLQTLGIGGSVHA, encoded by the coding sequence ATGAGACGGCCATTTACCGGCTGCGGAACCGCGCTCGTCACGCCATTCCGGCGCGACGGCGCGCTCGACGAAGCGGCCGTGTCGCGCCTGGCGCGGCGTCAGATCGATGCCGGCATTCACTTCCTCGTGCCGTGCGGTACGACCGGTGAAGTGCCCACCTTGACGGAACACGAGCAGCTACGCGTCGTCGAGCTCGTCGTCGCCGAGGCCAAGGGAAAGGTGCCGGTGCTTGCCGGCGCCGGCGGCTACAATACCCGGGAAGTCATCGAGGCCGGCCGGCGGATGAAGGCGGCCGGCGCCGACGGGCTGCTCTCGGTCACCCCCTACTACAACAAGCCGAGCCCCGAAGGCCTCTATCAGCACTACCAGGCGATTGGCGACGGCGTCGGCCTGCCGATCGTCGTCTACAACGTGCCGGGCCGCACCGGTCTCAACGTCGATCCCGCGACGCTCGCGCGCCTCGCGTCGATCCCGCAGGTCGTCGCCGTGAAGGAGGCGTCGGGCAACGTGACGCAGATGTGCGAGGTGTGCGCGTCGGTGCCCGCCGATTTCATCGTGCTCTCCGGCGACGATGCGCTGACGCTGCCGCTGATGGCGGTGGGAGGACATGGCCTCGTCTCGGTGGCGTCCAACGAAATTCCCGCGGAAATGAGCCGGATGGTGGAGCTGGCCGAACGCGGCGACTTCGCCGGCGCGCGCGCGCTGCACACGCGGCTGTTCCCGCTCCTCCAGATCAATTTCGTGGAATCGAATCCGATTCCCGTGAAAAGCGCGATGGCCAGCATGGGGCTGCTCGAGGAGGTGTACCGGTTGCCGATGGTGGCGCCGCGGCCGGCCTCCAAGCAGCGGATCGAGGCGGTGCTGCAGACGCTCGGCATCGGGGGAAGCGTGCACGCGTGA
- a CDS encoding dihydrodipicolinate reductase C-terminal domain-containing protein — translation MSGTPLLLVGHGRMGRLVASLAPEFGFAVAGVIDEHSDAGAEWPAAEVAIDFSIADAVPGTVERLARRGTPVVIGTTGWQARESQVRERAAGIGVVAAPNFAIGVNLFLAVSARLARLMAAQPSFGGWIHELHHAAKQDAPSGTALALERSLRDGGLVAPVPIASTRAGSIPGTHTLGFDSASETITFTHQARDRAAFARGSLLAARWVIGRRGWYTMSDVLNLEEP, via the coding sequence ATGAGCGGGACCCCGCTGCTGCTGGTCGGACACGGGCGCATGGGGCGTCTGGTCGCCTCGCTCGCGCCGGAATTCGGCTTTGCGGTGGCCGGCGTCATCGACGAGCATTCCGACGCCGGTGCCGAGTGGCCGGCGGCCGAGGTCGCGATCGATTTTTCGATCGCCGACGCGGTGCCGGGCACCGTCGAGCGTCTGGCGCGCCGCGGCACTCCGGTGGTCATCGGGACGACCGGGTGGCAGGCGCGGGAGTCACAGGTGCGCGAGCGCGCCGCCGGGATCGGCGTCGTGGCGGCGCCGAACTTCGCCATCGGCGTCAACCTGTTCCTCGCGGTGTCGGCGCGGCTGGCCCGTCTCATGGCGGCGCAGCCGTCGTTCGGCGGCTGGATTCACGAACTGCATCACGCGGCGAAGCAGGATGCGCCGTCGGGCACCGCGCTGGCGCTGGAGCGGTCGCTGCGCGACGGCGGCCTGGTCGCTCCGGTGCCGATTGCCTCCACCCGCGCGGGCTCGATTCCCGGCACCCACACCCTCGGGTTCGACTCGGCATCCGAGACGATCACGTTTACCCACCAGGCGCGCGATCGCGCAGCGTTCGCGCGCGGTTCGCTGCTGGCGGCGCGGTGGGTGATCGGCAGGCGCGGCTGGTACACAATGTCGGACGTGTTGAATCTGGAGGAACCATGA
- the lysC gene encoding lysine-sensitive aspartokinase 3 gives MRTVVMKFGGSSVADAMAMRRVIHLVAAERDRGSVPVVVVSALGGVTDRLLGLAELARKGQTAEVQAGLTDLLQRHLAEASSLGASAHDPGLAPALDGEFAHLRSLLQAIDGTPAVEPRTLDAIAASGELLSSRIVAAGMAAAGLPARWIDARDVVLTDDRHTSAAPRNDEIRAAAETALSPLIEAGGVAVLAGFVGRAPDGSTTTLGRGGSDYSAALIGAAIDAAEIQIWTDVDGMLTADPRVVNDAEVVPRLSFAEAAELAYFGAKVLHPSTIFPAVARNIPVRILNSHRPEAKGTLITADAPSIDRPFAALACKRGITILDITSTRMLMAHGFLRQVFEVFDRFATAVDVVTTSEVSVSVTIDDNRRGPDIVAALLEFADVTVEEQMALLAVVGDRLTMHSALAARVIGALTAFPLRMISQAASRRNVTIVLPEASLAAAMTHLHRELFPAAEPAMGRRAGR, from the coding sequence ATGCGCACGGTAGTCATGAAGTTTGGCGGCTCGTCCGTGGCGGATGCCATGGCGATGCGTCGAGTGATTCATCTCGTCGCGGCTGAACGGGATCGCGGCTCGGTCCCCGTGGTGGTCGTGTCGGCGCTCGGCGGAGTCACCGATCGGCTGCTCGGCCTCGCCGAACTGGCGCGCAAGGGACAGACCGCGGAGGTCCAGGCCGGCCTCACCGACCTCCTGCAGCGCCATCTGGCCGAGGCGTCGAGCCTGGGCGCCAGCGCCCACGATCCGGGACTCGCGCCGGCCCTGGACGGGGAATTTGCGCACCTGCGTTCGCTTCTGCAGGCGATCGACGGCACCCCGGCGGTCGAGCCCAGGACGCTCGACGCGATTGCCGCGTCGGGTGAACTGCTCAGCAGCCGTATCGTCGCGGCAGGGATGGCGGCGGCTGGCCTCCCGGCCAGATGGATCGACGCCCGGGACGTCGTGCTGACCGACGACCGGCATACGTCGGCGGCGCCGCGGAATGACGAGATCCGGGCTGCTGCAGAGACCGCGCTGTCGCCGTTGATCGAGGCCGGCGGCGTGGCGGTGCTGGCCGGCTTTGTCGGCCGCGCGCCTGACGGCTCGACGACCACGCTCGGGCGCGGCGGATCGGACTACTCGGCGGCGCTCATCGGCGCCGCTATCGACGCCGCCGAAATCCAGATCTGGACCGACGTCGACGGCATGCTGACCGCCGACCCGCGCGTGGTGAACGACGCCGAGGTCGTGCCGCGCTTGTCGTTCGCGGAAGCGGCCGAGCTGGCCTATTTCGGCGCCAAAGTGCTGCACCCCAGCACGATTTTCCCGGCGGTCGCGCGCAACATTCCGGTGCGCATCCTCAACAGCCACCGGCCGGAAGCGAAGGGGACGCTGATTACCGCCGACGCGCCGTCGATCGATCGCCCGTTTGCCGCGCTCGCCTGCAAACGCGGGATCACCATCCTCGACATCACGTCGACGCGGATGCTGATGGCGCATGGATTCCTGCGGCAAGTCTTCGAAGTCTTCGACCGGTTTGCCACCGCCGTCGACGTCGTCACCACGTCGGAGGTCAGTGTCTCGGTGACGATCGACGACAACCGGCGCGGGCCGGACATCGTGGCGGCGCTGCTCGAGTTCGCCGACGTCACGGTCGAAGAGCAGATGGCGCTTCTGGCGGTCGTCGGCGACCGCCTGACCATGCACTCAGCGCTCGCCGCGCGGGTCATTGGTGCGTTGACCGCGTTCCCGCTGCGGATGATCTCGCAGGCGGCGTCGCGCCGCAACGTGACGATCGTGCTGCCCGAGGCCTCACTCGCCGCCGCGATGACGCATCTGCACCGCGAACTGTTCCCCGCCGCGGAACCGGCGATGGGGAGGCGGGCCGGCCGATGA